The DNA region CCTCCGTCGGCCTGGTGCTCGGCGTCGTCACCGGCTTCTTCCGGCTCGGCGAGGAGCTGCTGGACTCGGCCGTCCAGGTCCTGCGCACGGTGCCCTTCCTCGCCCTGGTGCCGCTGTTCATGGTGTGGTTCGGCATCACCGAGACCGCCAAGGTCGCACTGATCGGGGTCGCCACCAGCTTCCCGATGTACGTGTCGACCTCCGGCGGGGTGCGCAACTCGGACCGCAAGCTGATCGAGGCGATGCGCAGCTTCGGCCTGGGCCGGTGGGCGATCGTGCGCACCGTCGTCCTGCCCGGTGCGCTGCCCTCGCTCCTCTCCGGCCTGCGGCTCTCGATGACGCTCAGCGTGATCGCGCTGATCGCCGCCGAGGAGATCAACTCGACCGAGGGCATCGGCTACCTGATGGCCCAGGCGCAGAACTACTCCCGAACCGACATCCTCGCCGTCTGCATCCTGATCTACGGGCTGCTCGGCCTCACCGCCGACGGCGTCGTCCGTCTGCTGGAACGATTCCTGATGCCCTGGCGCAAGGCCACCCAAGGAGCCGGCCGATGACCACCCGGACCACCGAGACCACCCGGACCACCGGGACCACCGAGACCGCCGATTTCGCCCAGGCCACCGGGACCGGTCAGGTCGCCCAGGCCGCGCAGGAGCCCCGGAGCCGGCTCCCGGCCCCGGCCCCGGAGCCGTCCACCGGCCCCGGGTCCGGCGACGCCCCCGCCGTCCACCTCCGCGGCCTGCGCCGCGTGTTCGGCACCCGGGCGGTGCTGGACGGCGTCGACCTCGACATCGCCCGCGGCGAGTTCGTCGCCCTGCTCGGTGCCAGCGGCACCGGCAAGACCACGCTGCTGCGCATCCTCGGCGCGCTGGACCGGGCCGACGCCGGCACGGTGCTCGTCCCGACCGTCCGGACGGTGGTCTTCCAGGAGCCCCGGCTGGTCCCGTCCAAGCGGGTGCTGGCCAACGTCACCGTCGGCCTCCCGCGCGGCGCCGCCACCCGGGAGACCGGACTGAAGGCGCTCGCCGAGGTCGGCCTGGACGGGCACGCCGACGCCTGGCCGGCCACCCTCTCCGGCGGTGAGGCGCAGCGGGTCGCGCTCGCCCGGGCGCTGGTCCGCGAGCCCCGGCTCCTGCTGCTGGACGAGCCGTTCGCCGCCCTGGACGCGCTCACCCGGCTGCGGATGCAGGACCTGGTGGGCGATCTCGTCCGGCGCCACCGTCCGGCGGTCCTGCTGGTCACCCACGACGTGGACGAGGCCGTCCGGCTGGCCGACCGGGTCGCGGTGCTCCGCGACGGCAGGCTCGTCCGGGACGACCGGGTCGCCGTCGACCACCCGCGCGACCCGGCCGACCCGGCCTTCGCCGAGCTGCGGCGGGGCCTGCTCGCCGACCTCGGCGTGCACTGAGCAGCCCCGCAGCCCCGCAGCCCCGCAGCCCCGCCGTCACCCCGCCCCCGCCACCAACCGCCCTCCCCTCGCCCGCCCGCCCGAGCGAACCCCCGCCCGCACCACAGGAGTTGATCCCCATGGCCATCACCCTCGGCGTCCACGCCAGCAACCCGTCGCTCTACTACCTCTCCCGACTGGACTACCTGGACGAGGAGTTGGCCCCGCTCGGCGAGACCGGAGCGTTCCACCACTACGCCGACGGCACCCGCACCGGAGCCCTGCTCGCCGACGGCACCATCGACTTCGGCGGGACCGGCTCCACCCCGCCGGTCACCGCCCAGGCGGCCGGCCACGACCTGGTGTACGCGGCGGTCTCCGCGCCCCGCCCGGACCACGGCGCGCTGCTGGTGCGCGCCGACGGGCCGGTGCGCACCGTCGGGGACCTCCGGGGCGGCACCGTCGTCCTCGGCGTCGGCTCCTGGCAGACCCACCTGCTGGCCAAGGCCCTGCACGCCGAGGGCCTGTCCTACGCGACCGACGTCACCCCGGTCCGTCCGGCCGCCGGCGAGGACCAGGCGCGCCGGCTGCGCGACGGCGAGATCGCCGGCTGGATCGCCCAGGGGGCGGAACTGGCCGCCGCCCGCCGCACCGGGGAGTTCCGCGAGCTGATCCGCACCGGGGACGTCATCACCGACCGCTCGGTGTTCTTCACCCGCCGGGACTTCGCCACCGACCGCCCGGAGGTGGTCGCCGCGATCGGTGCCGCGCTGCTCCGCGCGGACGCCTGGGTGGCCGCCCACCTGCCGGAGGCCGCCGCCATCGCGGCCGAGGACCTCGGCGGCACCGCCGAGGACTGGGAGGCGGCGCTGGCGGTGCTGCCCTGGCGGCTGGAGCCCGCCACCGCGGGGTTCGTCGCCGAGCAGCAGGAGGCGGCCGACATCTTCCACGGGGTCGGCTTCATCGACCGCGCGGTGACCGTCGCCGACGCGCACCTCCCCGCCCTGGAGGCCCCGGTGGCCGCCGCACTCGCCAAGGCGGTCTGACCGATGGCCTCCGAAGTCCTCTGGTACATCATCCCGCGCGAGGGCCACTACCCGTGGGAGCCGGCCGGCCGCCGCCCGGTCGACCTCCGCTACCTCCAGCAACTCGCGGGCAGCGTCGAGCGGTTGGGCTACACCGGAGCCCTGCTGGCGACCGACCTCTACGACGTCTGGGACCTCGGCAACGCGCTGGCCGCCGCGACCACCCCCGCGTTCAAGCCGCTGCTGGCCGTCCACCCGGGCCTGGTCTCGCCGACCCTGCTGGCCAAGATGGCGCTCAGCTTCGACCACCTGCACGGCGGGCGGCTCCGGTTCAACGTGGTCAACGGCTCCACCGCGCAGCTGCGCGAGTACGGCCTGAACGTCGAGCACGACGACCGCTACCGGCTCAGCGCCGAGTACTGGTCGATCGTCAA from Kitasatospora sp. NBC_00458 includes:
- a CDS encoding ABC transporter permease, with protein sequence MVEPRTRLQSPRPRALALVLRTLGPLALLGGWALASATGALTQDVLASPAQVAEAVGELWGNGQLADALTVSLTRAGLGLLFGASVGLVLGVVTGFFRLGEELLDSAVQVLRTVPFLALVPLFMVWFGITETAKVALIGVATSFPMYVSTSGGVRNSDRKLIEAMRSFGLGRWAIVRTVVLPGALPSLLSGLRLSMTLSVIALIAAEEINSTEGIGYLMAQAQNYSRTDILAVCILIYGLLGLTADGVVRLLERFLMPWRKATQGAGR
- a CDS encoding ABC transporter substrate-binding protein — translated: MAITLGVHASNPSLYYLSRLDYLDEELAPLGETGAFHHYADGTRTGALLADGTIDFGGTGSTPPVTAQAAGHDLVYAAVSAPRPDHGALLVRADGPVRTVGDLRGGTVVLGVGSWQTHLLAKALHAEGLSYATDVTPVRPAAGEDQARRLRDGEIAGWIAQGAELAAARRTGEFRELIRTGDVITDRSVFFTRRDFATDRPEVVAAIGAALLRADAWVAAHLPEAAAIAAEDLGGTAEDWEAALAVLPWRLEPATAGFVAEQQEAADIFHGVGFIDRAVTVADAHLPALEAPVAAALAKAV
- a CDS encoding ABC transporter ATP-binding protein; this encodes MTTRTTETTRTTGTTETADFAQATGTGQVAQAAQEPRSRLPAPAPEPSTGPGSGDAPAVHLRGLRRVFGTRAVLDGVDLDIARGEFVALLGASGTGKTTLLRILGALDRADAGTVLVPTVRTVVFQEPRLVPSKRVLANVTVGLPRGAATRETGLKALAEVGLDGHADAWPATLSGGEAQRVALARALVREPRLLLLDEPFAALDALTRLRMQDLVGDLVRRHRPAVLLVTHDVDEAVRLADRVAVLRDGRLVRDDRVAVDHPRDPADPAFAELRRGLLADLGVH